One Cucumis sativus cultivar 9930 chromosome 1, Cucumber_9930_V3, whole genome shotgun sequence DNA segment encodes these proteins:
- the CSPIN5 gene encoding auxin efflux carrier component 2-like (The RefSeq protein has 3 substitutions, 2 frameshifts compared to this genomic sequence) → MITGKDIYDVFSAIVPLYVAMVLAYGSVKWWKIFTPDQCSGINRFVAVFAVPLLSFHFISSNDPYAMNYQFIAADSLQKVVILFALFLWQTFSKQGTLEWMITLFSLSTLPNTLVMGIPLLKAMYGDFSGNLMVQIVVLQSIIWYTLMLFMFEYRGAKLLITEQFPETAGSITSFRVDSDVVSLNGREQLQADAEIGDDGKLHVVVRRSAASSMVSSFKSHGLNPLTSMTPRASNLTGVEIYSVQSSREPTPRASSFNQTDFYAMFASKAASPKHGYTNSFQGDVYSLQSSKGVTPRTSNFDEEMLKKKRGGRSMSGELFNGGSMPSYPPPNPMFSASSSGGQMKKKDHNNNTNSSHGGANSTANNNNKELHMFVWSSSASPVSEGNLKHAVNRTATAADFAALDASKAQQEAIAAKGLQEVIQNMSPGRKNRDEESMEEGSKKRFRGNNNGSPYSGFQKKNMEDEDFEQNRNNKQHMPPASVMTRLILIMVWRKLIRNPNTYSSLFGLAWSLVSYKWHIEMPTIIKGSISILSDAGLGMAMFSLGLFMALQPKIIACGKSVATFSMAVRFLTGPAVMAATSIAVGLRGVLLHVAIVQAALPQGIVPFVFAKEYNVHADILSTAVIFGMLIALPITILYNVLYGTISLL, encoded by the exons ATGATCACCGGAAAAGACATATACGATGTATTCTCAGCAATTGTTCCACTATACGTTGCAATGATATTAGCTTATGGCTCTGTTAAATGGTGGAAAATCTTCACTCCCGATCAATGCTCCGGCATCAATCGTTTTGTTGCTGTCTTTGCCGTTCCATTACTCTCTTTCCATTTCATCTCCTCCAACGATCCTTACGCCATGAACTACCAATTCATCGCCGCTGATTCCCTCCAAAAGGTTGTCATCCTCTTTGCTCTGTTTCTATGGCAGACCTTCTCAAAACAGGGAACTCTTGAATGGATGATCACTCTGTTTTCCCTTTCAACTCTCCCCAATACTCTCGTTATGGGAATCCCTCTTCTTAAAGCCATGTATGGAGATTTCTCTGGCAATCTTATGGTCCAAATTGTGGTTTTACAAAGCATTATTTGGTACACTTTAATGCTCTTCATGTTCGAATACAGAGGAGCTAAGCTTTTGATAACAGAGCAGTTCCCGGAGACAGCTGGATCGATTACGTCTTTTCGTGTCGATTCCGATGTGGTTTCGTTGAATGGGAGAGAGCAATTGCAAGCGGATGCTGAGATTGGTGATGATGGAAAGCTTCATGTTGTTGTTAGAAGATCTGCAGCTTCTTCTATGGTTTCTTCTTTTAAGTCTCATGGTTTGAACTCGTTGACTTCCATGACTCCTAGAGCTTCGAATCTCACCGGAGTTGAGATTTATTCCGTTCAGTCTTCGAGAGAGCCGACACCTAGAGCTTCTAGCTTCAACCAGACGGATTTTTATGCCATGTTTGCTAGTAAAGCTGCTAGTCCTAAACATGGATACACCAATAGTTTTCAAG GCGACGTCTACTCCTTGCAATCATCAAAAGGAGTAACGCCAAGAACGTCAAACTTCGACGAGgagatgttgaagaagaaaagaggagggAGGAGCATGAGTGGAGAGCTTTTCAATGGAGGATCAATGCCATCTTACCCACCACCAAACCCCATGTTTTCAGCTTCTTCAAGTGGAGGccaaatgaagaagaaagatcatAACAACAACACCAACAGCAGCCATGGAGGTGCAAATTCCACCGCTAACAACAATAACAAGGAGCTTCACATGTTTGTTTGGAGCTCAAGTGCCTCTCCTGTCTCAGAAGGAAACCTCAAGCACGCCGTAAATAGAACCGCTACCGCCGCCGACTTTGCTGCACTCGATGCTTCCAAAGCTCAACAAGAAGCTATTGCTGCAAAAG GGTTGCAAGAAGTGATACAAAATATGAGTCCAGGAAGGAAGAATAGAGATGAAGAATCAATGGAGGAAGGATCAAAGAAAAGGTTTAGAGGGAACAATAATGGATCTCCATATAGTGGTTTTCAAAAGAAGAACATGGAAGACGAagattttgaacaaaataggAACAATAAGCAACATATGCCTCCTGCAAGTGTCATGACTCGCCTCATTCTCATCATGGTGTGGAGAAAGCTCATTAGAAATCCAAATACATATTCTAGTCTTTTCGGCCTTGCGTGGTCTCTCGTTTCTTACAA ATGGCACATTGAAATGCCTACCATCATCAAAGGATCCATCTCAATTCTATCAGATGCTGGTTTGGGAATGGCTATGTTTAGTCTTG GTTTGTTCATGGCTTTACAACCAAAAATCATAGCTTGTGGAAAATCAGTTGCAACATTTTCAATGGCAGTAAGGTTCTTAACAGGCCCTGCTGTCATGGCTGCTACTTCCATTGCTGTTGGTCTTCGTGGAGTTCTTCTTCATGTTGCAATTGTTCAG GCTGCACTTCCTCAAGGGATTGTTCCTTTCGTATTTGCCAAAGAGTACAATGTTCACGCAGATATACTCAGCACGGC GGTTATATTTGGAATGTTGATTGCCTTACCAATTACAATACTATATTATGTGCT TGGGACTATAAGTTTG TGA
- the CSPIN5 gene encoding auxin efflux carrier component 2-like isoform X1 has translation MITGKDIYDVFSAIVPLYVAMILAYGSVKWWKIFTPDQCSGINRFVAVFAVPLLSFHFISSNDPYAMNYQFIAADSLQKVVILFALFLWQTFSKQGTLEWMITLFSLSTLPNTLVMGIPLLKAMYGDFSGNLMVQIVVLQSIIWYTLMLFMFEYRGAKLLITEQFPETAGSITSFRVDSDVVSLNGREQLQADAEIGDDGKLHVVVRRSAASSMVSSFKSHGLNSLTSMTPRASNLTGVEIYSVQSSREPTPRASSFNQTDFYAMFASKAASPKHGYTNSFQGDVYSLQSSKGVTPRTSNFDEEMLKKKRGGRSMSGELFNGGSMPSYPPPNPMFSASSSGGQMKKKDHNNNTNSSHGGANSTANNNNKELHMFVWSSSASPVSEGNLKHAVNRTATAADFAALDASKAQQEAIAAKGLQEVIQNMSPGRKNRDEESMEEGSKKRFRGNNNGSPYSGFQKKNMEDEDFEQNRNNKQHMPPASVMTRLILIMVWRKLIRNPNTYSSLFGLAWSLVSYKWHIEMPTIIKGSISILSDAGLGMAMFSLGLFMALQPKIIACGKSVATFSMAVRFLTGPAVMAATSIAVGLRGVLLHVAIVQAALPQGIVPFVFAKEYNVHADILSTAVIFGMLIALPITILYYVLLGL, from the exons ATGATCACCGGAAAAGACATATACGATGTATTCTCAGCAATTGTTCCACTATACGTTGCAATGATATTAGCTTATGGCTCTGTTAAATGGTGGAAAATCTTCACTCCCGATCAATGCTCCGGCATCAATCGTTTTGTTGCTGTCTTTGCCGTTCCATTACTCTCTTTCCATTTCATCTCCTCCAACGATCCTTACGCCATGAACTACCAATTCATCGCCGCTGATTCCCTCCAAAAGGTTGTCATCCTCTTTGCTCTGTTTCTATGGCAGACCTTCTCAAAACAGGGAACTCTTGAATGGATGATCACTCTGTTTTCCCTTTCAACTCTCCCCAATACTCTCGTTATGGGAATCCCTCTTCTTAAAGCCATGTATGGAGATTTCTCTGGCAATCTTATGGTCCAAATTGTGGTTTTACAAAGCATTATTTGGTACACTTTAATGCTCTTCATGTTCGAATACAGAGGAGCTAAGCTTTTGATAACAGAGCAGTTCCCGGAGACAGCTGGATCGATTACGTCTTTTCGTGTCGATTCCGATGTGGTTTCGTTGAATGGGAGAGAGCAATTGCAAGCGGATGCTGAGATTGGTGATGATGGAAAGCTTCATGTTGTTGTTAGAAGATCTGCAGCTTCTTCTATGGTTTCTTCTTTTAAGTCTCATGGTTTGAACTCGTTGACTTCCATGACTCCTAGAGCTTCGAATCTCACCGGAGTTGAGATTTATTCCGTTCAGTCTTCGAGAGAGCCGACACCTAGAGCTTCTAGCTTCAACCAGACGGATTTTTATGCCATGTTTGCTAGTAAAGCTGCTAGTCCTAAACATGGATACACCAATAGTTTTCAAG GCGACGTCTACTCCTTGCAATCATCAAAAGGAGTAACGCCAAGAACGTCAAACTTCGACGAGgagatgttgaagaagaaaagaggagggAGGAGCATGAGTGGAGAGCTTTTCAATGGAGGATCAATGCCATCTTACCCACCACCAAACCCCATGTTTTCAGCTTCTTCAAGTGGAGGccaaatgaagaagaaagatcatAACAACAACACCAACAGCAGCCATGGAGGTGCAAATTCCACCGCTAACAACAATAACAAGGAGCTTCACATGTTTGTTTGGAGCTCAAGTGCCTCTCCTGTCTCAGAAGGAAACCTCAAGCACGCCGTAAATAGAACCGCTACCGCCGCCGACTTTGCTGCACTCGATGCTTCCAAAGCTCAACAAGAAGCTATTGCTGCAAAAG GGTTGCAAGAAGTGATACAAAATATGAGTCCAGGAAGGAAGAATAGAGATGAAGAATCAATGGAGGAAGGATCAAAGAAAAGGTTTAGAGGGAACAATAATGGATCTCCATATAGTGGTTTTCAAAAGAAGAACATGGAAGACGAagattttgaacaaaataggAACAATAAGCAACATATGCCTCCTGCAAGTGTCATGACTCGCCTCATTCTCATCATGGTGTGGAGAAAGCTCATTAGAAATCCAAATACATATTCTAGTCTTTTCGGCCTTGCGTGGTCTCTCGTTTCTTACAA ATGGCACATTGAAATGCCTACCATCATCAAAGGATCCATCTCAATTCTATCAGATGCTGGTTTGGGAATGGCTATGTTTAGTCTTG GTTTGTTCATGGCTTTACAACCAAAAATCATAGCTTGTGGAAAATCAGTTGCAACATTTTCAATGGCAGTAAGGTTCTTAACAGGCCCTGCTGTCATGGCTGCTACTTCCATTGCTGTTGGTCTTCGTGGAGTTCTTCTTCATGTTGCAATTGTTCAG GCTGCACTTCCTCAAGGGATTGTTCCTTTCGTATTTGCCAAAGAGTACAATGTTCACGCAGATATACTCAGCACGGC GGTTATATTTGGAATGTTGATTGCCTTACCAATTACAATACTATATTATGTGCTTTTGGGACTATAA
- the LOC101204865 gene encoding nucleotide-sugar uncharacterized transporter 1, with protein sequence MFIKFLFKKDVRKILKRKDSDAGQRGRSLEDLRGSLFSKFRSPEGAKRQQQRSFGPAVALTFNFFVAVSIIFMNKLVLKTVGFKFPIFLSFIHYFISWILMAIFNFFSILPASPLSKTTRSSTLLTLGLVMSLSTGLANVSLKYNSVGFYQMAKIAVTPSIVLAEFILYGKKVSFLKVLALLVVSIGVAVATVTDLQFDLFGACIALAWIIPSAVNKILWSSLQQQENWTALALMWKTTPVTLCGFIALIPFLDPPGVLSFNWSYDNTLAILLSAILGFLLQWSGALALGATSAVSHVVLGQFKTCVILLGNYYLFNADPGKTSICGAFTAIMGMSFYTYLNLRQQQLKTSKQASNFPKSKLGKENGSPHDEKLGEESV encoded by the exons ATgttcatcaaatttttattcaaaaaggATGTCCGCAAGATTCTCAAGCGCAAAGATAGCGATGCCGGCCAAAGGG GAAGATCTCTGGAGGATTTGCGTGGATCATTATTTAGCAAATTTCGCTCACCTGAAGGTGCCAAGCGTCAGCAGCAACGTTCCTTTGGTCCTGCTGTTGCTCTTACATTCAATTTCTTCGTTGCAGTCAGTATTATTTTCATGAATAAATTG GTGCTTAAAACTGTCGGCTTTAAATTCCCTATATTTCTCAGTTTTATTCACTATTTCATTAGCTGGATATTGATGgctattttcaactttttctctATTCTTCCTGCATCTCCTCTATCCAAGACTACCCGTTCATCTACTCTACTTACACTTGGTTTAGTTATGTCCCTATCTACAGGGCTTGCCAACGTGAGCTTGAAGTATAATAG TGTGGGCTTTTATCAGATGGCAAAGATTGCTGTAACTCCGTCAATTGTACTAGctgaatttatattatatggaaaaaaagtttctttcttGAAG GTCCTAGCACTTTTGGTGGTATCTATAGGTGTTGCTGTAGCTACGGTGACTGATCTACAGTTTGATCTCTTTGGGGCTTGTATTGCATTGGCATGGATCATTCCTAGTGCAGTTAATAAGATTCTTTGGTCCAGTCTACAACAGCAGGAGAATTGGACTGCATTGGC GTTGATGTGGAAGACAACACCTGTTACATTGTGCGGTTTTATTGCTCTGATACCTTTCTTAGACCCGCCTGGTGTTTTATCTTTCAATTGGAGCTATGATAATACACTTGCTATTCTTCTGTCAGCAATTCTGGGTTTCTTGCTTCAGTGGTCTGGTGCCTTAGCACTCGG GGCTACCTCTGCTGTCAGCCATGTTGTACTCGGACAGTTCAAAACGTGCGTCATTCTTCTTGGGAACTACTATCTGTTCAATGCTGATCCTGGCAAAACTAGTATATGTGGTGCTTTCACAGCTATAATGGGCATGTCTTTTTATACATACCTTAACTTGAGACAGCAACAACTCAAAACATCTAAACAAGCTTCCAATTTTCCGAAATCTAAGCTCGGCAAGGAAAATGGAAGCCCTCATGACGAGAAGTTAGGGGAGGAGTCTGTTTGA